In one window of Festucalex cinctus isolate MCC-2025b chromosome 14, RoL_Fcin_1.0, whole genome shotgun sequence DNA:
- the LOC144001641 gene encoding uncharacterized protein LOC144001641 produces MAPAVTRQPQDEPTVPVVIEGSEHDFMVDTGATYSCVGSSGLKLPLSGSSIKTIGFSGKTQLIPLTQPIPMLVSGRKVVAPLLISDQTAINLLGRDILCALNANIMCTPDGIWVELPPKDSLPATTLMPLQAPREKQHYATVYSLLLAKTAPLLSDWKLWTEWIQKLLPHASKPSMPEHCTLFFDELQNYKDYEICWKEIMDNNCFYVHIVNIYVGPQGAAAAITLPLRAAIWFQVPNSTPHMTLFVEKGHKSWELGPMVKAALQIIAWKDTDNPRVHISPDKQFIKISFFAVSEGRAVTTLVHRPAFVQASLSAEHESLLGQIPSRLWSQHKTDIGFVKSAQPVVIKLKPNVTLPNKSQYPLKPQAAIGIKPTIEGLIAAGFLVKTQSPCNTPIFPVPKPRSPDYRLVHDLRPINAIVDAETPVVPDPHTLLSNIPPESLWYTVIDLCSAFFSVPVHPASQYLFAFKYEGQQYTYTRLPQGYVDSPTIFNRVLSEDLGHLDVSSTVIQYMDDILVASPTKEYCERDSLTVLLALEKGGHKVSRDKLQFCQKEVDYLGRRLCGNLRKISATHLEAIAKASQPKTVSQMLTFLGMTGYSRAWICDYAIKAAPLREMIRAAGQNNGSANLEWNEKALQGFSMLKPMVDRTLHECIVCAQHNVRKSFSAPLGHIPIPEGPFRHLMMDHIDMIERVIETAEDRQAEIQPDLQRVVPGDWVYVKTFKRRWNDARREGPFKGLLKRNQAWPGVTTPPRREKPGLGRPQQLENPLCSAPLDDPKG; encoded by the exons ATGGCGCCAGCAGTAACAAGGCAACCACAAGATGAGCCCACTGTCCCTGTTGTCATTGAAGGATCAGAGCATGACTTCATGGTGGATACAGGGGCTACTTATTCCTGCGTCGGGAGCTCTGGATTAAAACTCCCCCTGTCTGGCTCATCGATAAAGACAATAGGTTTCTCTGGGAAAACCCAGCTCATCCCCCTCACTCAACCAATCCCAATGTTGGTATCAGGAAGAAAGGTAGTGGCGCCGCTCCTCATCTCTGACCAAACGGCTATCAACCTACTTGGACGAGACATTCTCTGTGCACTAAATGCCAACATCATGTGCACACCAGATGGCATCTGGGTCGAGCTGCCGCCAAAAGACTCGCTACCAGCCACCACCCTGATGCCACTTCAGGCCCCACGAGAAAAGCAGCATTATGCCACTGTATACTCTCTGTTGCTCGCGAAGACTGCACCACTCCTGTCGGATTGGAAATTATGGACTGAATGGATACAAAAATTACTGCCCCATGCAAGCAAGCCATCAATGCCTGAACACTGTACACTCTTCTTTGACGAATTGCAAAACTACAAAGACTATGAGATTTGCTGGAAGGAAATTATGGACAATAATTGCTTCTATGTGCACATAGTCAACATTTATGTAGGCCCCCAAGGGGCAGCCGCAGCAATTACACTTCCATTAAGAGCAGCCATATGGTTTCAAGTGCCAAATTCAACACCACACATGACACTGTTTGTCGAAAAGGGACACAAATCATGGGAGCTTGGCCCAATGGTAAAAGCAGCATTACAAATTATTGCATGGAAAGACACCGATAATCCGCGCGTCCATATTTCACCCGATAAACAATTtatcaaaatttcattttttgctgtcAGTGAAGGCCGCGCTGTGACCACATTGGTGCACAGGCCAGCTTTTGTACAAGCCTCACTGTCAGCAGAACATGAAAGCCTGCTTGGCCAGATACCCTCGCGATTGTGGTCACAACATAAGACAGATATAGGCTTTGTTAAGTCAGCACAGCCAGTTGTAATCAAATTAAAACCAAACGTGACACTGCCCAATAAAAGCCAGTATCCCCTGAAGCCACAAGCAGCCATAGGGATAAAGCCCACTATTGAAGGATTGATAGCAGCAGGGTTCCTGGTCAAAACACAGAGCCCATGTAACACACCAATTTTCCCGGTTCCTAAGCCACGCTCACCTGATTACAGACTTGTGCATGATTTACGACCTATTAATGCCATAGTGGATGCTGAGACTCCAGTGGTGCCGGACCCCCACACTTTGCTTTCTAACATCCCACCTGAATCACTCTGGTATacagtgattgatttgtgttcagCATTTTTCAGCGTTCCAGTACACCCAGCATCACAATATTTGTTTGCGTTCAAGTATGAAGGGCAGCAGTATACCTATACACGCCTACCGCAGGGCTATGTTGACAGCCCCACAATCTTTAACAGGGTCCTGTCAGAGGATTTAGGTCACCTGGACGTGAGCAGCACTGTCATCCAGTATATGGATGACATTTTGGTTGCCAGTCCGACAAAAGAATATTGCGAGCGTGATTCATTGACTGTCCTCTTAGCACTTGAAAAGGGAGGGCACAAAGTTAGCAGAGATAAGTTGCAGTTCTGTCAAAAGGAGGTAGACTACTTGGGGAGGAGGCTATGTGGCAACTTGCGAAAAATATCTGCTACTCACCTAGAGGCGATTGCTAAAGCCTCACAGCCAAAAACAGTGAGTCAAATGCTAACTTTTTTGGGAATGACAGGATATAGCAGAGCCTGGATCTGTGACTATGCCATAAAAGCGGCCCCTCTGCGTGAAATGATCCGCGCGGCCGGACAGAACAATGGCTCAGCTAACTTGGAGTGGAATGAAAAAGCCCTTCAAGGATTCTCAATGCTAAAAC CTATGGTGGATCGGACTTTACACGAGTGCATTGTGTGCGCACAGCACAATGTGAGGAAATCCTTTTCAGCACCACTGGGCCACATACCTATACCAGAAGGACCGTTTCGGCATCTTATGATGGACCACATCGACATGATTGAACGG GTAATTGAGACCGCAGAGGACCGACAGGCTGAAATCCAGCCTGACCTGCAGCGTGTGGTGCCCGGTGATTGGGTGTACGTGAAGACGTTCAAGCGCAGGTGGAACGATGCTCGACGTGAAGGTCCTTTCAAG GGCCTGCTGAAACGCAACCAGGCCTGGCCAGGGGTGACCACGCCACCCCGCAGGGAGAAGCCAGGTCTCGGACGCCCGCAGCAGCTAGAGAACCCTCTGTGCAGCGCGCCCCTAGACGATCCCAAAGGCTAG